The genomic window TTCTTGAAGAAGCATGGCCATTCGGTTCCGTAGCTTCTGAAATTACCTACATGGTGCAGCAGAAAGCATTCGATTACCTGGATGCTCCGATCAAGAGAATTACAACTCCTGACGCTCCGGCTCCTTACTCTTCCGCATTATTTGCAGAATGGTTCCCAAAACTTGAAAAAGTAAAAGAGGAGATCAAAAAAGCAATGTATGTAAAGTAACGAAACGATTATAGAGAAAAACTTCCGAAAGGAAGTTTTTTCATTTATTATATTCATGAAGAAAAATTCATGGGGTTGTAAATTTCACTTAAATTTGCGCTTTTAAAAATTAAATTAGCTGGTATGGCAGAAGTTGCAGAAAGCGGTCATCATTTTGACATTAAGAAGCTTTCTTTCATTGGAATCTTAGTCTCTCTTGGAATTGTTTTCGGAGATATCGGTACTTCACCGCTTTACGTAATGAAAGCCATTGTAAACGCTAGAGAAAGCGGAAGCTCAATGCCTTTCAATGAATATATCGAGGGAGCGCTGTCCTGTATTATTTGGACGCTTACCCTTCAGACCACCATCAAATATGTGATCATTGCTTTACGAGCAGACAACAAAGGAGAAGGGGGGATCCTTGCCTTATTTTCCCTTGTAAAAAATCTGAAAAAAGGCTGGCTGTACCTGATTGCTATCATTGGAGCGGCAGCCCTTATTGCAGACGGGGTAATCACGCCTTCCCTTACGGTAATGTCCGCCATCGAAGGTCTGGAAATCTACAATCCGCACACGCCGGTTGTGCCTATCACTATCGGGATCTTAATTGTGATCTTCGTGGTTCAGCAGTTCGGGACAAGCTTTATCGGTAAGTTCTTCGGACCTGTCATGGTGATCTGGTTTCTGGTATTAGGTGGTCTGGGACTGTCGCATCTAAGCGAGAATATTGAAATTTTAAGATCTTTTAATCCTTATTACGCCTATAAACTGATTGTCAACTCACCGAGCGCGATCGTGATTTTGGGGGCGGTTTTCCTTTGTACAACAGGTGCGGAAGCTCTTTATTCCGACTTGGGACACTGCGGGGCAAAGAATATCAGGGTAAGCTGGGGATTTGTAAAAATTATGCTGATTCTGAACTATCTTGGACAGGGAGCGTGGCTTTTAACCAATTATAATAAACCCGGTTTTTCTGTCGTAAATCCTTTCTTCGGGATTATGGAAGAATGGATGGTAGTTCCGGGAGTAATTCTGGCAACGGCAGCTGCGATTATTGCCAGCCAAGCCTTGATTACAGGATCATTCACCATTTTCTCAGAAGCAATGTCTCTGAATTTGTGGCCAAACCAAAAAATCGATTATCCTTCAGGGGTAAAAGGCCAGATGTATATTCCGAGAATCAACTGGGGGCTTTTACTTTTCTGTATCGTCGTGGTACTCCACTTCAGGGAATCCGGAAAAATGGAAGCGGCTTACGGATTATCTATTACCGTAACCATGCTGATGACCACGGTACTTCTGGTGTACTGGCTGTTGAAGCGAAGAGTAAACAAGCTTTTCATTTTAGTCTTTGCCTTGGTTTATATGGCTATCGAACTTGGTTTCTTCAGTGCAAACGTTATCAAATTCCTGGAAGGAGGCTGGATTACCGTTGTACTTGCCGGTTCTATCGGGATCTGTATGTATGCGTGGTATAACGGAAGACAGATCAAGACCAAATTCATCAAGTTCATTAAATTGGAAAAATACATTCCGATTATTAAAGATATGAAGCTGGATGAAACCATTCCGAAATACGCGACGAACTTAGCCTACCTGAGCCGTGCCAAAAGAAATGATGAAATTGAATCCAAGATTATTTACTCCATCATCAAAAAGCAACCGAAAAGGGCAGACCATTATTTTATCCTGAATATCACCAACCAGGAAGATCCGTATACATTTAAATACATTGTAGATGAAGTATTGCCGGGTACGATTTATAAAATCAATTTCATGCTGGGCTTTAAGATCGACAGAAGAATCAACGATTATTTCGATATGGTGCTGAGAGACCTGATGGCAGACGGAACGATTCCTTCCCGAAGCAGCCATCCTTCCCTGAGAGCACATAATATTCCGCCTGATCTTAAGTATGTGATCATAGATAATACCTATATCAACGATATACTTCTTACAGTAAAAGAGAAAATTATCTTAAATATCTATAATTTTGTTAAATATATCGGAAGCGACGACTTCAAAGCATGGGGGGTAACTTCCCATAATGTAGTGGTGGAATCTGCGCCTATGACGGAAGACTGTGTAGGAAATTCAAAAATCCAGCAATGCGATTTTATCCGTCACAACAGTTAAATTCTTTAACACTGGCCGACCATAAGTATTTAAATAAAAATCAATAAATTTGTAGATAAATTTTTTGATGGATACGATACAGAAAGAAAAAAATATCGCACTTATAAAGGACGTTCTTAGAAACTATTTACTGGAAAAAGGTTTCCGGAACACCCCTGAAAGATATACAATATTAGAGGAAATTTACAGTATGGATCATCACTTCAATGTGGATGATCTGTACCTTTTGATGCTGCAGAAAAAATACCATGTTTCAAAAGCAACCATTTACAATACGATTGAAATTTTCCTGGATGCAGGACTGATCCGTAAGCACCAGTTCGGGGAAAAAACGCTCACTTCTTCATCTTACGAGAAATCTTATTTCGATAAACAGCACGATCACCTCGTGATTTATAAGAAAGATTCCGATAAGGAAATTGAGGAAATCATTGAATTTTGTGACCCGAGAATCCAGGGGATTAAAGAAGCTATTGAAGAAGCATTTGGTGTAAAAATTGATTCCCATTCGCTGTATTTTTATGGCACTAAGAATGACTAATATGTCCCTGCCGCTAAGACTGCTGTTTTTGGTAGTGGTCTTTATTTCAACGTTTGCCTTTTCACAGGAACAGCCTAAGCCTTTCCAGAAAGATCCGTATTTTACCCCCGCTACTCCGCAGAAAAATGCTCCGCCCGCAGAAAAGGTAAAGCATATCCACTCCGACGAGCTGCGGAAGGACGAAAAATACGACGGGAATAATTACTTCGTAGGAAATGTGCAGTTTTCCCATCAGGGATCTCTGCTGAATGCCGATCTGGTGATTGTTTATGAAGAACAGAACTTCATTAAAGCTATCGGGAACGTAAAGCTTCAGAATGCAGACGGCTCCGTAATTACCGCCAATGAAATGGAGTATGACGGAAATACGCAGAAAGGGATCGCCCGTAAAAATGTCGTGCTTACCGATCCTAAAGGCACCGTCATCAGAACCGAAACCATGTATTACGACAGGGTTTCCAATCAGGCCTATTACAATACCGGAGGTACAATCAATGACGGTAAAAGTACGACGTACTCAAAATCTGCAACCTATTATCTTACGACCAGGACGATCGATCTTACCGGAAGGGTGAAGATTGAGGATAACCAATATGTTCTGGAAGGCGATAATGTTGTCCAGAACCAGAATACCAATATCGTCAACATTAATGGTCCGACGACAATCGTCAATAAAAAGAATCCTAAGAACCGGATCGTAACCGACAAAGGGAATTACAATACAAATACGAAAGAAGCTTTCCTTTATAAAAATTCAAAGGTGTATTACAATGATAAAATCCTTACCGGGGATGAAATGTACTACAACCAGCTGACCGGTTTCGGAAAGGCAACGGGAAATGTTACCCTGGATGATCCTAACGAAAGAAGATGGATAAAAGGAGGCTACGGGGAAATTTTCGAAAAGAAAGATTCTGCTATGATGACTAAAAATCCGTATGCGGTAAAGGCATTGGAAAAAGATTCCATGTACTTCGCTGCAGAAAAAATCATTTCTTTCCAGCGTCCGGATTCTGCAGATATCAAAGTTAAAAAAAGCTTTCTGCGGGCTTTCCGTAAAGGAAGGTTCTACAAATCGAATGCACAGGGAAGGGCAGACTCTATTGCCTTTAACGAAACGGATGGGGTGCTTCATATGTACACGGATCCTATTCTCTGGAGCAACGGTAAGCAGGTAACAGGAGACAAGGTAGAAGCTTATTTCAATACCCAAACCGAAAGCATCGACTCTTTAAAAGTAATCGGAAATGCTTTTGCCATCAGCAAAGTGGATTCTCTGAACCTGAAAGATGAATTCAACCAGGTAAAAGGAAAGCTGATGACGGTATACTATGGCGAAGATAATAACATTAAGGAAGCCAAGGTGATCGGAAATGCACAGGCCATATCTTATTCTGATGACGAAAACAAGCAGACCAAAGAAAAGGAAAGAATAGGGATTTCTCTCACCTCATGCGGAATCATCGATGCCATATTCGAGGAAAAGCTGCTTTATGTGGTGGAATGTAATATCGGTGCCACTTCAGACACTTATCCGATGAGTATGATCGAGCCTGAAAAACGGAAATTTCCGGATTTCAATTGGAATACCAAAGACCGTATTCTCAAATGGCAGGATATCCTGGTCGATACGCCGAATTATGAAGAAATCAAGTACGAATCCGACAATACCTTATACAATAAAGCTCAGGAGGCAGTAGAAAAAGAGAAAGCGAAAGAAGAAGCCAAGAAGCCTAAGCGGGTAAGAAGATAACCGTTTTTTACCGGTCAACTAAGAAAAAATACATCAGCTCACCATTTTCTATAGCGGAAATGGTGAGTTATCGTTATAAAAACTCTGTGTACATAGCCTTTTCAGGGCTTTTTTTTGCTTTAATGTTAAAAAAATTCAATCCATTTATTCAAAAACCAGTGAACGTAAAAACCCCGCTGCCAGAGCCTTCTGGGATTAATTAATTTTCATGATATGTTGAATTGAAGTAGCAGATCAGTATAAAAGTAAAATATTTTTTATTGAATGTGTATTTTTATTCAAATTTTTCTATATATTTATCATAGAAAATATATGAAACTATATTAATATTTTGTGATTTGGTGGTATCGCTTACAGAATTTACTGTAAGCGATTTTTTTATTCTATCGGGATTATTTCTGCATATCGCGAATGTTTTTTAGCTTTGCTGAAATTTTTCAGGAAAATGGAAATGCAAAAAGATTTTTTTACCTATCAGGCCCAGACGACACCATTTGCCGCAGGTTTTGAAGTTGAGAGAGCGGAAGGAAGCTATATTTACGGTAAAGACGGAAGAAAATACCTGGATTTTGTAGCCGGGGTCTCTGCAAATACACTGGGGCATTCGCATCCGAAAATCGTCGAAGCTATCAAGCAGCAGGCGGAAAAATATCTTCACGTTATGGTTTATGGAGAATATGCTCAGGAAAAACCGGTTGCGTTGTGTAGGCTGTTGGCCGAAGCTACCCCTGATCCCCTGGAAATTACCTATCTGGTGAACAGTGGGGCAGAAGCGATCGACGGAAGCCTGAAGCTGGCCAAAAGATATACCGGAAGGGAAGAGATCGTTTCCTTTAAAAACTCTTATCACGGGAATACGCACGGCGCCCTGAGTGTTTCGGGAAATGAATTTCATAAAAGGGAATTCCGGCCTTTACTGCCGATGGTTTCTTTTATTGAATTCAATAATGAAAACGATTTTGATAAGATCACGGAAAAGACGGCCTGTGTAATAATGGAAACGATTCAGGGAGCCGCAGGTTTTCTGGTTCCTGATAAAAACTATTTAGTCAATTTAAAGAAAAGATGTGAAGAAGTCGGTGCTTTGCTGATCCTGGATGAAATACAGCCGGGGTTCGGGAGAACCGGAAAACTGTTTTCCTTTGAGCATTTCGGAATTGTTCCGGATATTCTGGTGATGGGAAAAGGAATGGGTGGAGGCGTTCCGGTAGGCGCTTTTATGAGTTCAAAAAAGATAATGGAAACTTTATCCCATTCTCCGAAACTGGGCCATATTACAACCTTCGGAGGCAATCCGCTGATTGCTGCTTCCAGCCATGCCACTTTAGAGGAAGTGCTGGAAAGCGGACTGATGGGCGAAGTGGATGAAAAAGAGCAGCTATACAGAACCCTGCTGGTTCATCCCAAAATTAAAAATATCAACGGGAAAGGCCTGATGCTGGCAGTAAATCTGGGATCGCCGGAATATACGCTTGAAGTAGCCAAGAAATGTATGGATAAAGGGCTGATTGTCTTCTGGCAGCTATACAGGAATGAATATCTGCGGATTTCACCGCCGCTCACCATTTCAAAAAAAGAGATCGAAGAAGGCTGTAACATTATCATTGATGTACTGAACGAAAATTAAAATAGAAAACTCTTCATCCGAAGGGTTTTTTCGTGTAAACAGGCCGCAGTATCAGCAGGAAATTAGAACTAAACGCTTATTTAAAATTCTCTGACAAATATCATGAAGATTATATAAAAAAATAAATACATTTTTGTGTAATAAAAAAATTAATTTATATATTGCGGGACGATTAAAACAAAGATATATGGCGAAACATAAAGTCCATTACGAATTCCCAATGCACTGTCTATCAGAGATTTTATATGAATATCTGGCGACTGCGGAGGGGTTGTCTGAATGGTTTGCGGATGAGGTAACAGAGAAAGGCGATGACTTCTTTTTCAGCTGGGGCGGAGGACCTTCTGAGAAGGCGACTTTAATCAGATATAAGCCTGAAGGTTTTGTGCGTTTCCGATGGGAAGAAGATGAAGGAACGAAAAACTTCTTTGAAATGACGATCACTATTGATGATATTACCGAAGATCTATCCCTCAATATTACAGATTTCTGCGAAGAAGGCGATGAAAATGAAAATGCCATGTATTGGGAAAACCTTATAGAAAACCTTAGAATTAAATTAGGTGCTGCCTAAACGTAGGCCGCGCTGCATGATAAAACTGATGAACGATTTATCGTTCATTATTTTTTTATAAACAAATCAGAGACAAGTGGAAAATCAATATTTTACATCAGACGAAATAGCGGTACGGAACAGGGCTTTTCTTTCAGGAGATACGGTGAAGGTTTCCTTTTTTATCAGGAACGGTAATCTGATCATGGATGAGGAATGTTATTTCTTCCTGATGGCTTCCATGAGAAAAATGAGGCTGAACATTCCTTTAACCTATACCCTTGAGTTTTTCCAGTCGCTTTTCCAGAAAGAACTGATCGATGGGAAAGGGATCAAAAACGGAATTATCAATTTCCAGGTATTTAGAAATCTGGATGGGATGACCCTTTCGAAATCTTCGGTTTCTTACTTTTATGAAGTAACGGAAATGTCCGATGTGCTGGCAGTTCATGAAAGAGCTTTAGAACTGGATTTAATAAAGGAAATTAACGTTAATAATAACCTTTTAAGCAATATCCGTGTTCATAGCCCGGAAAACATTTACGGGGAGATTTATGCCCAGGAAAATGACCTGGATGATGTAATTCTCCTGAATCCTAATAAAAGGATTGCCCGTACGACTTTTGGAAATCTACTCTTTCTGGAAGGAAACGTTATTAAAATCCCTAAACAGACCGAAGGGGCTTACATTTCGCCTTTGATGGAAAATTTTGTCACCTTCCTGCATAAGAACAACCTTGCCGATATCCAGGAGCATGAGATCATTGCTTTTGAATCCCAGAAAGCTGAAGAAATCCTGTTGATTTCCGATGAAAAAGGAATTTTCACTGTGGGCAAAATCAGGAATAAAACCTTTGGAAATACCCGTCTTAAAGAACTGACGGAAAACTGGAGAAACAGTTTTTTATAATGAATATTTCATAAATTTTATATAAATGAAACCCGGCAATAATGCCGGGTTTTTTGATGCGATGAAAAATGTTAGTAGAAATAAATTAAGCCAATTCTGTAAACATCCCTGCGAGCATGATAGTAAGTTAACACCAGATCATCATACTGTTTGGTAAACCCTTTTGAAAAGCTTCCTTCCAAAATAAAATGATTTGATATTTTATAGTTTAATCCTATATCTCCGCTGATGCCGAATCTTCTTCTGAAGTAATAAGGCTGACTTTCTTCACTGTCAGGAATATAATTTAGTTTTGGACCTGCTACTAAAGAGAATCTTTTGTAAAAATTGTATTTATAATACACGGGAAGTTCTAAAAATGTAACCCGATCAGTAAAAGAAATTAATAAGTTTGATTGAATGTAAGATTTCTCGGAAATTTGCTTTTCCACCACAAACCCTGTATAAGCTTCATCAATAATATCGCTTAGATAGCCTGACGGCTCACCGTTTTCATCTATTGCATTTATATTAGAGTAGTTCCAGCCTGCTTTTATACCGTACTTTAATGGATATTTTTGCGAATAGGTTAAAATTGTTAATAGCAAAAACAAAACATTGAGGAACTTGTCCCCAATGTTTTCATTTATTTTAATACACTTCATTCTGATAAGAATTTCCTTCTTGTTTATGTACGCTGAAAAATACATTTTGTTTTACGGATACATCACCGAGTATCTTTGCTCTTTCCTTAATTTTTTTTCTCCTTTTTTCTCTACCGGTTAATGGTTCATCACCATAGTCATTACACTGATAAGCTGTAGCTGTTTTACCATAAAAACCAGTGTAAATAGTTGCTTTGAATTTCTTCCATTTCCCTTTTTTCTTTCTATATGATCTTGTATAAGTTTTCATTAGTGTCTGCCCCGGAAAATTAGGAAAATGAGCATCTTTAAATTTATGTTTCCAAACTATTTTTCTTTCTGAACTGAATAAATGTTCACCTTTATCCTTAATCTCGCTGTGGCAGTAACCGCCCTGTGAAGGAGGAACAGTGGCAACAACAGTTACCCCTGAATCTTTATAAGGTTCAACTGCTTGGGATACCTGCCCTTGAGTAGCTCCGCCAATATTGATCGGTTGTTGTGTAGGGTTTGTAATGTTGTTTAAGGCAGTCAGAATATCAGTTGCTGTTCCGATATCATTGATAGGAAAACTTGCGTATCCCCAATCATATCTTTTATAAAGCGTATAACCGTTTTTACAGTCACCAACAATAAATTCTGAACCTAAGCTTAATAATGCTCTTTCTGTTTCATCGTCTATATAATATTCATCAGGAGCGGTATTTAAATCCCACGCTCCGTCACCTTGTTGATCCAGCCACGCATCATCCAGTTCGGCTAGGTATTGCCTTAGGGAGCAAAAATGCAGATCTTTTTCAAAATCAATTAGTGGCTGATTTTCATCAAAGCCTACTGATTCAGCATAATCATCTGCTTCTTCATCTGTCATACCGGCAGTTTGTTGATCAAAAGCATCATTGTAATCTTCAATCTGCTGATCTAATTTTACAATAGCTGTTTCATAATCCTGCAATGTAGGAAATACTAAGATGTTGTTTTGGCATGAAGTAGCGAGACTGTTATCTAAATTGACAGCTTTTATGCCCGGAATAATACTACTTGCGGTAGAATTTTCAAAGAAATCACAAACGGATTCACGTCCTTTAGCTGATATTTTTGCATTTGAATTAGAATTTGCTTCAGTGTCAAATTCTCTTTCCGAAGAACAAGAAGAAAATAATGAGCCGACAACCAAGCTCATGATTAGAGTTTTTTTCATTGTAATTAATTTTTTGACAGAGCAAAAATATGTGAAATTTTGTGGTACCACAAAATTATTTATGAACAAATTATTAATTTTTTTAATCCCATGCTATTCTAAAAGTGGAGTTATTATTTGTGACAGATATTTTGTAAGATCCTTTCTATACAGCAACAAAGTTCTAAATCAATAATATATATCACTCTAAATTGACAAACCCGGTAAACAACGTATCACAGTCCTTTACCGGGTTTTATTCTGAACAGGTCAGAATTTGTTTATCTTAATATTCTTTGAAGACTTCTGTTAATTTCCGGGCAATTTCCTTCTGGCCTGCTTCGCTGCTCATATAGGTTTCATCTTTTGGACTATTGATAAATCCCAATTCCATAATGACCGCAGGAACTTCGGATTCCCTTAAAATATGAAGGTTTCTCTCTTCGATCTTCTAAACATTGAACTTTCTGGAAATTCTTTCGGCCAGTTTTTTTGAATTTTCTGTATTCTGTGTGTATATTTCCGGGCCTTCCTGTGTAGAATGACGATCGGCACTGCTGTTGATGTGCAAAGAAATAACCAGTTCAGGATGAAGCTGATTAATAAATGTGGTGCGCCCGCTCAGCGGGAGGTCGGTATCGTTATCGCGGGTCAAGATAACTTCATATTTACTTTGGGTAGTATTGAATTTCTGGATTTCTTTTCCGATGCTGAGGACAATATCTTTTTCATAGATCCCGTTTCGACTGGCTCCCATATCATTTCCGCCATGACCGGCGTCGATTACGATCAGCTTTTTAGTTTCAGGGGTAAAAGATAAAAATGCTGCTGAAAAAGCGGCTAAAGCCAATAGTTTTATTCCTTTCATATGGCTGAGATTTGGTTTAACAAATAACGGCAATTCCAGGCTTAAACTTAGTTAATGGATTCTTAAAATTTGTTAAATTTTTATTCAGCTTGTAAGATAAATTTTAATTTAGTGAAATATCTTCAGGAGAATTGGCCCACAGCAGGTATTCACCGCCGAGATTCTGCATGATCGATTTCCATAAGGTCTGGTCATTCGGCAGGGTGTAATCAAGATTGTAGACATCCACTACGGTCCACACTTTCCGCTGGATCTCGCCGTCGAGCTGCAACGCTGTCCATCCGGAATATCCGGAAAATATCTTTACATCGTTAATATCCAGCTCGCCGTTTAGAACGGCACTGATGATGTTTTCGATATCTTCTGTCAGATAAAACTCAGAAGTTATTTCAGTGTAAATTTCGGTAACTTTCTTGCCTTTTACTATAAAGAAAACTTTGTCGTTTTCCACCGGTCCTCCATCATACACTTCGATTTTAAAATCAAAAAAATCTTTGAACTTACTGCTCATCTGGCTGTTCTTTTTATTCAATATTAAACCGAAAGCACCATTTTCATTGTGCTCAACAACAAGCACTACCGATCGGGAAAAAATATCGCCGGAAATGTCAGGTGTGGAAATTAATATTTTACCTTTGTAAGAGTAATTCATACTCAAATTTAATAAAAAATATTTATGGAAAACCTGCACGACAAAAGAAAAGTGTATGATAAATCCCAACTTATTGAAAGTGAGATAAAACAAAACCCCATTGAGCAATTTCGGGATTGGTTTATGGAAGCCGGTGAAAATCCGAATATTTCAGAGGCCAATGCAATGGCGGTTTCTACCGTAGAGGAAGACGGCTGTCCGCGTACCCGGATGGTTCTGCTGAAAGCATATACATTCGAAGGATTTATTTTTTACACCAATTATGACAGTAAAAAAGGACGTGCTATTGAGAAAACCCATAAAGCCTGCCTCCATTTTTTCTGGCCCAGCCTGGAGCGGCAGATTATTATTAAAGCCAGCCTGGAGCGGGTGGCTGAAAATCTGAGTGACGGCTATTTCCATTCCCGGCCGAAGGGAAGCCAGCTTGGTGCGGTAGTCTCTCCACAGAGCCGTGAGATTCCGAACCGTGAATTTCTGGAAAGTAAGCTGAAGGAGCTGGAAAAGGAATATGAAGACATGGAAGTTCCGAGACCTGAAAACTGGGGCGGTTATATCGCAAAACCCTACGAAATAGAATTCTGGCAGGGAAGGCCGAACAGACTCCACGACCGGATTGTGTATGAATTGCAGGAAGATTTTGACTGGAAAATCTCAAGATTGGCACCTTAGACTTTGGATAAGCATAAAAAAACCTCATCAACTGATGAGGTTTATTTTTGTAATCTTGAATGATTATTTTTTCTTTTTTCCGGCAGCAGGAGCGTTTGCTGAAGCCACAGCAGCTGAAAGATCAGCACCTGCCTTGAATTTAGCAACAGTTTTTGCTTCGATGTTGATCGGCTTTTTAGTAGCAGGGTTAATTCCTTGTCTTGCTGCTCTCTCAGCTACTGAGAAAGTTCCGAATCCTACCAAAGAAACTTTTCCGTCTTTCTTCTTTAGAGTAGTCATTACATTGTTGATGAATGATTCTAAAGCAGCTTTGGCTGCAACTTTAGTGATCCCTGCGTCTTTTGCGATTGCGTCGATTAATTCAGACTTGTTCATAATTGTTATTATTAAAGTTAGTTCGTTATTAAAGCAAATATAATACTATTTTGTAAATGTGCAATTTTATTGCTGAAAAATAAATAATTTTTTTGATTTTAAGTAAAATTAATTAAAATATCATAATTTGTAATTTTGCGGAAAATCTACGTTACACGTTACTAAAATCATGCCAATTGCTTATCTGTATTGACTTTAGTAAATTTGAAAATTTATTTTTAACATTTATTAAATCCTAAATTTAATATCAAGAATTAATGGTTTTCAGGATATGGTTGTAAATTCTGTAAGTAAAATCTTCAAAAATTATGTTTATAGAAAATAATGCGCTGTGTATCTGATAGTTTTAAATTCAGTATAAAAGGCGGTTTTATAAATTATTATTAATAAATTTGCACCATGTTAATAGAAGTTTTCAAGTCTAAAATTCACAGGGTGAGAGTTACGGCTTCTGACCTTAATTATATTGGAAGTATTACCATAGATGAAGAGCTTATTGAAGCGGCAGGACTGGTAGTGGGAGAGCGGGTTTATATCGTAAATGTAAACAACGGAGAACGTTTTGATACGTATGTGATAAAAGGAAAAAGAAAATCCGGCGAAGTCTGCCTTAACGGGCCGGCCGCAAGAAAAGTACAGCGGGACGACATCATCATTATCATTGCTTATGCACAGATGACCCCTGAAGAAGCACAGGCGTTCCAGCCGAAAATTGTTTTCCCGGACGAAAAAACCAATCTTTTGACGTAACCGGATGGAAAACAAATCAAAAAAGCCTTTAAAAACAATCCTTACCATTGTAATCTCGCTTGCTTTTGCAGGCTTTTTTTTATGGTTTGCTCTAAAGGGACTGGATTTTAAGGTTATTCAAAAATCTTTAGCCAAGGCAAATTACTGGTGGGTTCTGTTTGCAGCCTGTTTTGGGATTGCTGCTTACTGGTTCCGGGCCATCCGCTGGAACCTGATGCTGGAACCGATGGGACACAATATTTCAAACTCCAATTCGCTGTGGTCTATTTCTTTCGGCTACCTGATGAACCTTACCATTCCGAGAAGCGGAGAAATAGCAAGAGCTACTGCTTTGTACGGGGTTGAAAAAGTGCCGGTAGATAAATCTATAGGAACAATTATTTTGGAAAGAGTTGTAGATTTAGCATGTATGTTTATTGTTTTGGGACTAACTCTAGTTTTTAAGTTTGATACTATTATTTCTTTTTGGAAATATATTGAAAAGGAATTTTTTAAGAAGATCGAAAATTTTATTTTTTACGGCTATATATTTATTGCCTTCTTTATAATTTTCTTAATTATTTTCATTGTATTTAGAAATAAAT from Chryseobacterium sp. SORGH_AS_0447 includes these protein-coding regions:
- the pdxH gene encoding pyridoxamine 5'-phosphate oxidase, whose translation is MENLHDKRKVYDKSQLIESEIKQNPIEQFRDWFMEAGENPNISEANAMAVSTVEEDGCPRTRMVLLKAYTFEGFIFYTNYDSKKGRAIEKTHKACLHFFWPSLERQIIIKASLERVAENLSDGYFHSRPKGSQLGAVVSPQSREIPNREFLESKLKELEKEYEDMEVPRPENWGGYIAKPYEIEFWQGRPNRLHDRIVYELQEDFDWKISRLAP
- a CDS encoding YqgE/AlgH family protein, encoding MNYSYKGKILISTPDISGDIFSRSVVLVVEHNENGAFGLILNKKNSQMSSKFKDFFDFKIEVYDGGPVENDKVFFIVKGKKVTEIYTEITSEFYLTEDIENIISAVLNGELDINDVKIFSGYSGWTALQLDGEIQRKVWTVVDVYNLDYTLPNDQTLWKSIMQNLGGEYLLWANSPEDISLN
- a CDS encoding lysylphosphatidylglycerol synthase transmembrane domain-containing protein, with the translated sequence MENKSKKPLKTILTIVISLAFAGFFLWFALKGLDFKVIQKSLAKANYWWVLFAACFGIAAYWFRAIRWNLMLEPMGHNISNSNSLWSISFGYLMNLTIPRSGEIARATALYGVEKVPVDKSIGTIILERVVDLACMFIVLGLTLVFKFDTIISFWKYIEKEFFKKIENFIFYGYIFIAFFIIFLIIFIVFRNKLKNNNLYKKVIGVILGIIEGLKTIFKLKQKGKFILYTIGIWVSYYFAAYLVCFALPETSGFTFDDGFLILVVGTFGMIIPASGGIGAFNLAMKYGFMALFISMGKSGELGGEVGLTYSFISLPLQIVIMLVMGLISIPMLARARNRLTEHSVSESSY
- the panD gene encoding aspartate 1-decarboxylase: MLIEVFKSKIHRVRVTASDLNYIGSITIDEELIEAAGLVVGERVYIVNVNNGERFDTYVIKGKRKSGEVCLNGPAARKVQRDDIIIIIAYAQMTPEEAQAFQPKIVFPDEKTNLLT
- a CDS encoding outer membrane beta-barrel protein — protein: MKCIKINENIGDKFLNVLFLLLTILTYSQKYPLKYGIKAGWNYSNINAIDENGEPSGYLSDIIDEAYTGFVVEKQISEKSYIQSNLLISFTDRVTFLELPVYYKYNFYKRFSLVAGPKLNYIPDSEESQPYYFRRRFGISGDIGLNYKISNHFILEGSFSKGFTKQYDDLVLTYYHARRDVYRIGLIYFY
- a CDS encoding HU family DNA-binding protein, whose translation is MNKSELIDAIAKDAGITKVAAKAALESFINNVMTTLKKKDGKVSLVGFGTFSVAERAARQGINPATKKPINIEAKTVAKFKAGADLSAAVASANAPAAGKKKK